A region from the Stigmatella erecta genome encodes:
- a CDS encoding bifunctional serine/threonine-protein kinase/formylglycine-generating enzyme family protein — protein sequence MRPSSSLDTGLSASDCLTDDVLIDLLDGRLPDEALALTHQHAAGCEACRTLLASVSRGGLEGVPVNPPRSGIASAPPAPPEHVWEPPLAFDEFRLERELGRGGMGIVYLAHDTSLDRQVAVKFIASGQPDPWVRSYFDTEARAIARLQHPNVVTVFRVGEVSGHPYIVSEYVIGQSLAELPLPVPWRRVLTLGVGLARGLAAAHRQGVLHRDLKPSNAFVTRDGEVKLLDFGLAERFGPGLAGPPSRPHLVVGTRPYMAPELLERAPATPRSDLYALGVVLHELCTGELPRAPGPGPEEAAPRTGGGPELDPDFAAIIARCLARDPLERFASAEALCEALERLERISAPVPLGDSNPYRGLAPFEAEHRALFFGRDADIHAVLERLRHRPLVLVAGDSGTGKSSLCRAGVLPRVDAGMLGGARERVILTMWPGRRPLEALAAELAPVLGVGEAELTTTLAEAPAGVGRTLREAHQEGRGLVLFVDQLEELITLSEPVQAAHFARLLGELALPSRGVRVLLTVRGDFLTRLCALPGLGEEAERALYILRPMPPEAVREAIVGPARSRGVVFESSEFVQMLVESTAHGVGSLPPLQFALAELWERRNPAQGRITREALEAMGGVAGALSRHADEVLARLSAPEREAARRLLLHLVTEEGTRIERSEAELTGAGDEASQAALRALIEGRLLHTRMAGGQPRCELAHDSLIQSWGTLRGWLDDGIGHRAARKRLEVASAEWERLLRTREALWGQRQLDEASLLESDFLGPRERAFLAASRRAVTRHRWGRRLAVFAVSLAVAASYGGPRLQAYLDDTRFVDAQVRQAREGLAEGRSLAQQAQARREEALALFDGRPSPLSGTETLPGPHGRRTAAERRWAEALSLRDQADAAYSQAGQRLQKALDRDRGDGDTRELIAQVIYEQVLLAERFHQRREHSEWLRRLEQVTGAGQAGGEWLRRLQAPAELLLVTEPPGARVDIERYAQVQGTLRREPVPGIRRWGQTPLSGLLLPEGSYLLQVTAPGRVPVRLPLRLGHGAREQVRLTLPAEVPAGHVYIPPGCFLLGSAEPEEVRVFMLSPPLHRFCLTEGYVIGQREVTFGDWLAYLNALPADAPVRRLLEQPRFSSTGAVTLRHLPGKGWVFSFYRSPEDVFSAKEGETFRYPGRMVRNTADWRQFPLSGVSAEDLVGYFYWLDRSGRLPGARLCSQNEWEYAARGADGRRYPHGDQLQPDDANIDTTYDRQPTAFGPDAVGSYPATVSPFGLEDVAGNAFEITRSTTPEFGRVVLRGGAWYYDSFGAHIANISVGDPTARDAAIGVRVCASFSP from the coding sequence ATGCGTCCGTCCTCCTCCCTCGACACTGGATTGAGTGCGTCCGATTGCCTGACTGACGATGTGTTGATCGATCTGCTGGATGGCCGGTTGCCGGACGAGGCATTGGCCTTGACCCACCAGCACGCGGCGGGGTGTGAGGCCTGCCGGACCCTCCTGGCCTCCGTCTCGCGCGGGGGCCTGGAGGGGGTACCGGTCAACCCACCACGGTCCGGCATCGCCAGCGCCCCCCCGGCGCCCCCGGAGCACGTCTGGGAGCCCCCCCTGGCGTTCGACGAATTCCGCCTCGAGCGTGAGCTCGGCCGCGGCGGCATGGGCATCGTCTACCTGGCGCACGACACGTCGCTGGATCGGCAGGTCGCGGTGAAATTCATTGCCTCCGGACAGCCCGACCCCTGGGTTCGTTCCTACTTCGACACCGAGGCCCGCGCGATTGCCCGGTTGCAGCATCCAAACGTTGTCACCGTGTTTCGCGTGGGGGAGGTGAGCGGGCATCCCTACATCGTTTCGGAGTACGTGATTGGCCAGAGCCTCGCGGAGCTGCCCCTGCCGGTGCCCTGGCGCCGGGTGTTGACGCTGGGCGTCGGCCTGGCCCGGGGGCTCGCGGCGGCCCATCGCCAGGGCGTGCTCCACCGTGACCTCAAGCCGTCCAATGCCTTCGTCACCCGGGACGGCGAGGTGAAGCTGCTGGACTTCGGTCTGGCCGAGCGTTTTGGGCCCGGCCTGGCCGGCCCGCCCTCCCGGCCGCACCTCGTCGTGGGGACGCGGCCATACATGGCGCCCGAGCTGTTGGAGCGGGCTCCGGCGACCCCTCGAAGTGACCTCTATGCCCTGGGGGTAGTGCTCCACGAGCTGTGCACGGGGGAGCTGCCCCGGGCCCCGGGCCCTGGGCCGGAGGAGGCGGCCCCGCGCACGGGGGGGGGACCGGAGCTGGACCCGGACTTCGCCGCGATCATCGCGCGGTGCCTCGCCCGCGACCCGCTCGAGCGCTTCGCCTCGGCCGAGGCGCTCTGTGAGGCGCTCGAACGCCTCGAACGGATCAGCGCCCCGGTTCCCCTGGGGGACAGCAATCCCTACCGGGGCCTGGCGCCCTTCGAGGCCGAGCACCGGGCGCTCTTTTTCGGGCGCGATGCCGACATTCACGCGGTGCTCGAACGCCTCCGCCACCGGCCGCTGGTGCTCGTCGCGGGGGACTCGGGGACGGGCAAGTCCTCGCTGTGCCGCGCGGGCGTGTTGCCCCGGGTGGACGCTGGGATGCTGGGCGGGGCCCGGGAGCGGGTCATCCTCACGATGTGGCCCGGCCGCCGCCCGCTCGAGGCCCTGGCCGCCGAGCTCGCGCCGGTCCTGGGGGTGGGGGAGGCGGAGCTCACCACCACGCTCGCGGAGGCACCCGCGGGGGTGGGGCGGACGCTGCGCGAGGCGCATCAGGAGGGGCGGGGCCTGGTCCTCTTCGTCGATCAGCTCGAGGAGCTCATCACCCTGTCCGAGCCGGTCCAGGCGGCCCACTTCGCGCGGCTCCTCGGGGAGCTGGCCTTGCCCTCGCGGGGGGTGCGCGTCCTGCTGACGGTGCGCGGGGACTTCCTGACGCGCCTGTGCGCGTTGCCTGGCCTGGGGGAAGAGGCGGAGCGGGCGCTCTACATTCTCCGGCCCATGCCGCCCGAGGCGGTGCGCGAGGCCATCGTCGGTCCCGCGCGCAGCCGGGGGGTGGTGTTCGAGTCCAGTGAGTTCGTCCAGATGCTCGTCGAGTCCACGGCGCACGGGGTGGGAAGCCTGCCCCCGCTCCAGTTCGCGCTCGCCGAGCTGTGGGAGCGGCGCAACCCGGCCCAGGGCCGCATCACCCGGGAGGCGCTGGAGGCGATGGGCGGCGTGGCGGGCGCGCTCTCCCGGCATGCGGACGAGGTGCTCGCGCGCCTGAGCGCTCCCGAGCGCGAGGCGGCCCGGCGCCTCCTCCTCCATCTCGTCACGGAGGAGGGCACGCGCATCGAGCGGAGCGAAGCGGAGCTCACCGGCGCCGGGGACGAGGCATCCCAGGCCGCCCTGCGGGCCCTCATCGAAGGCCGCCTGCTGCACACGCGCATGGCCGGGGGCCAGCCGCGCTGCGAGCTGGCCCATGACTCCCTCATCCAAAGCTGGGGCACGCTGCGGGGCTGGCTGGACGATGGGATTGGCCATCGCGCGGCGCGCAAGCGGCTCGAGGTGGCAAGCGCGGAGTGGGAGCGCCTGCTGCGCACCCGGGAGGCGCTCTGGGGGCAGCGCCAGCTCGATGAGGCGTCCCTGCTCGAGTCCGACTTCCTGGGGCCGCGCGAGCGGGCGTTCCTGGCGGCTTCCCGCCGCGCCGTGACCCGCCATCGGTGGGGCCGCCGGCTGGCCGTGTTCGCGGTCTCCCTGGCTGTCGCCGCCTCGTATGGGGGCCCTCGCCTGCAGGCGTACCTGGACGACACGCGTTTCGTCGACGCCCAGGTCCGGCAGGCACGGGAGGGGCTCGCGGAGGGCCGTTCCCTCGCGCAGCAGGCCCAGGCGCGCCGCGAGGAGGCGCTGGCGCTGTTCGACGGCCGGCCGTCTCCGCTCTCGGGGACCGAGACCTTGCCGGGACCTCATGGCCGCAGGACCGCGGCCGAGCGGCGATGGGCCGAGGCCCTCTCCCTGCGGGATCAAGCCGATGCGGCCTATTCCCAGGCGGGCCAGCGTCTCCAGAAGGCGCTGGATCGCGACCGCGGGGATGGGGACACGCGCGAGCTCATCGCGCAGGTCATTTATGAGCAGGTGCTCCTCGCCGAGCGCTTCCACCAGCGGCGTGAGCACAGCGAGTGGCTCCGGCGCCTGGAACAGGTGACCGGCGCTGGGCAGGCGGGAGGCGAGTGGCTGAGACGGCTCCAGGCCCCCGCGGAGCTGCTGCTCGTGACGGAGCCTCCCGGCGCGCGCGTGGACATCGAGCGGTATGCCCAGGTGCAGGGGACGCTGCGCCGCGAGCCCGTGCCGGGCATCCGCCGCTGGGGCCAGACGCCCCTCTCCGGGCTGCTGCTGCCCGAGGGCTCCTACCTGCTTCAGGTCACGGCGCCGGGTCGCGTGCCGGTGCGGCTGCCACTGCGCCTGGGGCATGGGGCCCGTGAGCAGGTCCGCCTCACGCTTCCCGCCGAGGTGCCCGCGGGCCATGTCTACATCCCGCCGGGCTGTTTCCTGCTGGGCAGCGCCGAGCCCGAGGAGGTCCGGGTCTTCATGCTCAGCCCTCCGTTGCACCGGTTCTGTCTCACGGAAGGGTATGTGATTGGGCAGCGGGAGGTGACGTTCGGGGACTGGCTGGCCTATCTCAATGCCTTGCCCGCGGATGCCCCCGTGCGGCGGCTGCTCGAACAGCCCCGCTTCAGCTCCACGGGGGCGGTGACGTTGAGGCATCTGCCCGGGAAGGGGTGGGTCTTCTCCTTCTACCGGTCGCCCGAGGATGTCTTCTCGGCGAAGGAGGGCGAGACGTTCCGGTATCCGGGGCGGATGGTGCGAAACACGGCGGACTGGCGCCAGTTCCCCCTGTCCGGCGTCTCCGCCGAGGATCTGGTGGGCTACTTCTACTGGCTGGACCGCTCGGGGCGGCTGCCCGGCGCGCGCCTGTGCAGCCAGAATGAATGGGAGTACGCGGCCCGGGGCGCCGATGGCCGCCGCTATCCCCATGGGGACCAGCTGCAGCCCGACGACGCCAACATCGACACGACCTATGACCGGCAGCCCACGGCCTTCGGGCCCGACGCGGTGGGTTCCTATCCGGCCACGGTGAGCCCCTTCGGGTTGGAGGACGTGGCGGGCAATGCCTTTGAAATCACCCGGTCGACCACGCCGGAGTTCGGGCGCGTCGTGCTCCGGGGCGGTGCCTGGTACTACGACTCGTTTGGCGCGCACATCGCGAACATCTCCGTGGGAGACCCCACGGCGCGCGACGCCGCGATTGGCGTGCGGGTCTGTGCCTCGTTTTCCCCCTGA
- a CDS encoding sigma-70 family RNA polymerase sigma factor has product MEQVPPLATAFLMHAKARFVPSEHGACLERLLLQAWETARAQWPAVVLPAEPFVTYLAERLPETGAQSPLEPLLAQMSLAELFLACACVRGIPAALELFERHYLARLPALLRGPKQPDAMIDDVCQLARVKILVPTGEGSPKIAEYTGRGALLSWVRVTAVRIAIKLQAVEKPAAHEDTDTLFAALPAPGADAELDLIKRRHHTDFRQAVSEAFAGLSNDERHLFRLYFVDQLSMYELAALFRVNQSTVSRWLKTARQRIYEETQRCLQARLGLSPHDFKSYLAVLDSQLELRISQLLRAEDEVPRAHKPEGPP; this is encoded by the coding sequence ATGGAGCAAGTGCCCCCGTTGGCCACGGCTTTTCTCATGCACGCGAAGGCGCGCTTTGTTCCTTCCGAGCACGGCGCTTGCCTGGAGCGTCTGCTCCTCCAAGCCTGGGAGACCGCGCGCGCGCAGTGGCCGGCGGTGGTACTCCCGGCCGAGCCCTTCGTGACGTACCTCGCCGAGCGGCTTCCCGAGACAGGCGCTCAGAGCCCGCTTGAACCGCTCCTCGCGCAGATGTCCCTGGCGGAACTCTTCCTCGCCTGTGCTTGCGTGCGAGGGATTCCCGCCGCCCTGGAACTCTTCGAGCGCCACTACCTCGCGAGGCTGCCGGCGCTGCTCCGGGGCCCCAAGCAGCCCGATGCGATGATCGACGACGTGTGCCAGTTGGCGCGGGTGAAGATCCTGGTGCCCACGGGCGAAGGCAGTCCGAAGATCGCGGAGTACACCGGGCGGGGCGCCTTGCTGAGCTGGGTGCGCGTCACCGCCGTGCGCATCGCCATCAAGCTGCAGGCCGTCGAGAAACCCGCGGCGCATGAAGACACGGACACCCTCTTCGCGGCGCTGCCCGCGCCCGGCGCCGATGCGGAGCTGGACCTCATCAAGCGGCGCCACCACACCGACTTCCGCCAGGCCGTGAGCGAGGCCTTCGCCGGGCTCTCGAATGACGAGCGCCACCTGTTTCGCCTGTACTTCGTCGATCAGCTGTCGATGTACGAGCTGGCCGCCCTCTTCCGCGTCAACCAATCCACGGTCTCCCGCTGGCTGAAGACCGCGCGGCAGCGGATCTACGAGGAGACCCAGCGCTGTTTGCAAGCACGGCTGGGCCTGTCCCCCCACGACTTCAAGAGCTACCTGGCCGTCCTCGACAGCCAGCTCGAGCTGCGCATCAGCCAGCTCCTGCGCGCCGAGGATGAGGTGCCCCGGGCTCACAAGCCCGAGGGCCCCCCATAG
- a CDS encoding ADYC domain-containing protein, producing the protein MSAMKKWLLAGVCLPLSLVAHAGSPRPAGGSPPAPGTERYERRCQSRAPQRTVKPQGTLLWGTRRDWDTSKAADERSSVLVSASLEPLRQADAQVKALKLDGGRLVAVSTSGPGIPGGRGVVGTVLQGKAGDGKPVEVAICGAEPSAEDPGMVWYRIETWNALAQEWENPCVALDRVPDPRALAIQGVWDASGARQDVPGQLTFACENGALTKCIRWGYKPWEHREGQSLAALHQACTRMARADYCGNGRSHTRQDTAIDMYDRLGVLARTTESSADWDVARASFEAAWAPDGATCLARTRDGRALETVLQECPGRFSADAVLDLGEGDRCAVRRADLSPAAALLRNQSYGGPSGL; encoded by the coding sequence ATGAGCGCGATGAAGAAGTGGCTGTTGGCGGGGGTGTGTCTCCCCCTTTCCCTGGTGGCGCACGCGGGGAGTCCCCGGCCCGCGGGAGGGAGCCCGCCCGCGCCCGGCACGGAGCGCTACGAGCGGAGGTGCCAGTCGCGGGCGCCCCAGCGGACCGTCAAGCCCCAGGGGACCCTGTTGTGGGGCACCCGGCGGGACTGGGATACCAGCAAGGCGGCCGACGAGCGCAGTAGCGTGCTCGTCTCCGCCAGCCTGGAGCCGCTGCGGCAGGCGGATGCGCAGGTGAAGGCCCTGAAGCTCGACGGCGGGCGTCTGGTGGCCGTCTCCACCTCGGGGCCTGGGATTCCCGGGGGCCGGGGGGTGGTGGGCACCGTGCTCCAGGGCAAGGCGGGCGACGGCAAGCCGGTGGAGGTGGCCATCTGTGGGGCCGAGCCCTCCGCCGAGGACCCAGGCATGGTCTGGTACCGCATCGAGACCTGGAACGCGCTGGCCCAGGAGTGGGAGAACCCCTGCGTCGCCCTGGACCGGGTACCCGACCCCCGGGCGCTGGCGATCCAGGGCGTCTGGGATGCGAGCGGCGCCCGCCAGGACGTCCCCGGCCAGCTCACCTTCGCCTGTGAGAATGGCGCCCTCACCAAGTGCATCCGCTGGGGCTACAAGCCCTGGGAGCACCGCGAGGGGCAATCGCTGGCGGCCCTCCACCAGGCGTGCACGCGCATGGCTCGCGCGGACTACTGCGGCAATGGCCGCAGCCACACGCGCCAGGATACCGCCATCGACATGTACGACCGGCTCGGGGTGCTGGCCCGGACGACGGAGTCCTCGGCGGACTGGGATGTCGCGCGGGCCTCGTTCGAGGCGGCCTGGGCGCCGGATGGCGCCACCTGCCTGGCCCGGACCCGCGATGGCCGGGCCCTGGAGACGGTGCTCCAGGAGTGTCCCGGCCGCTTCAGCGCGGACGCGGTGCTCGACCTGGGCGAGGGAGACCGCTGCGCGGTGCGGCGCGCGGACCTGAGCCCGGCGGCGGCGCTCCTGCGCAACCAGTCCTATGGGGGGCCCTCGGGCTTGTGA
- a CDS encoding MOSC domain-containing protein, which produces MDSPSGTIRALLLAQERGTPMKRVPEAEAMEGQGFAGDRHAKKKPHGKRQLLLLDEASLQTLRLTPGELKENVVIAGLPLDSLPAGQRLALGAHVVVELTEPCVPCSKLELIRPGLLKESWGQRGQLAKVLHGGTVREGERVRLLDVNPDAPRPIRPKLP; this is translated from the coding sequence GTGGACAGTCCCTCCGGAACCATTCGCGCCCTGCTGCTTGCCCAGGAGCGGGGCACGCCCATGAAGCGCGTCCCCGAAGCCGAGGCCATGGAAGGCCAGGGCTTCGCAGGCGACCGTCATGCCAAGAAGAAGCCCCACGGCAAACGGCAACTGCTGCTCCTCGATGAGGCCTCCCTCCAGACCTTGCGGCTGACGCCGGGGGAGCTGAAGGAGAACGTGGTGATCGCGGGGCTGCCGCTCGACTCACTGCCCGCGGGCCAGCGCCTGGCGCTGGGAGCGCACGTGGTGGTGGAGCTGACGGAGCCCTGCGTGCCCTGCTCGAAGCTGGAGCTTATCCGCCCAGGCCTGCTCAAGGAGTCGTGGGGCCAGCGGGGCCAGCTTGCCAAGGTGCTCCACGGAGGCACCGTGCGAGAGGGAGAACGCGTGCGGCTGCTCGACGTCAACCCAGACGCCCCTCGCCCCATCCGGCCCAAGCTTCCCTGA
- a CDS encoding DUF262 domain-containing protein, translating to MQVQKTTIESLFTHERRYVIPLFQRSYVWTEENQWSPLWDDLREFAERELEIIKSGKSPEQQWRPHFLGAIVLQPRAVSGDHLPELDVIDGQQRLTTLQLFLVVLHDIAKAHGDTATAKWASSRTENGNALVNIDVEKYKVWPTQRDQAQFIELFTAGSRGALETKYPAKIGRRKAERPVMVEAYLFFYRAIEDWFAAQGGDAVTCGKALRLTLQRRMELVQIDLEANENPQEIFETLNARGVPLLASDLLRNFIFLRTKNPSQLHQKYWARFDEPDNAAAPEGLRFWEVEERQGRLSRARLDLFVQHYLAMMLGRDVRIGELFREYKNWIEQQKPFAAIEDELQNFVRYADHFRALLRPDINTALGVFAARLRALDISTVYPLVLALLGEPKLSADERQGIFTDIESFLIRRMVCGRPTKSYTRKFLDLLRDFRNAGALTRGDFRKLLAAGSADVFDWPSDKEFESAWDTVNAYKSLKPERVEMVLRAIELSSRSSKSEPIVLKEGALTIEHVMPQQWEQHWPLPANTDDVAAREAREEAMNAFGNLTLLTQALNSSVSNGPAAQKLPAIVTHSNLELSKWFISRTTWTEDDIRERTRSLFKKAVLLWPRP from the coding sequence ATGCAAGTGCAGAAGACGACCATCGAGAGCCTCTTCACTCATGAGCGCCGGTATGTGATTCCATTGTTCCAGCGGTCTTACGTGTGGACCGAAGAGAACCAATGGAGCCCGCTCTGGGACGACCTCCGGGAGTTCGCTGAGCGGGAGCTGGAGATCATCAAGTCCGGCAAATCGCCCGAGCAGCAATGGCGTCCGCATTTTCTCGGCGCCATTGTGCTCCAGCCACGTGCAGTCTCTGGCGACCACCTGCCAGAACTTGATGTGATCGACGGACAGCAGCGCTTGACGACGCTGCAGCTGTTCCTCGTCGTTTTGCATGACATTGCGAAGGCACACGGCGACACTGCGACGGCAAAGTGGGCCTCTTCACGCACGGAGAATGGCAACGCGCTCGTCAATATCGATGTCGAGAAGTACAAGGTGTGGCCCACACAGCGTGACCAAGCTCAATTCATAGAGTTATTCACTGCGGGCTCAAGGGGCGCGCTGGAGACGAAGTATCCCGCGAAGATTGGCCGGCGCAAGGCTGAGCGCCCCGTGATGGTCGAGGCCTACCTTTTCTTCTATCGAGCGATCGAGGACTGGTTCGCAGCGCAGGGGGGCGATGCAGTCACTTGCGGCAAGGCCCTACGGCTCACGTTGCAGCGGAGAATGGAGCTGGTACAGATCGATCTTGAGGCGAACGAGAATCCTCAAGAAATCTTTGAGACCCTCAATGCGCGCGGCGTCCCCCTGCTCGCATCTGATCTCCTGCGCAACTTCATTTTTCTCCGGACGAAGAATCCCTCTCAGCTTCATCAGAAGTACTGGGCGCGCTTTGATGAGCCTGACAACGCCGCTGCGCCTGAAGGCCTCCGCTTTTGGGAGGTCGAAGAGCGTCAGGGCCGCCTGAGCCGGGCCCGCCTTGATCTGTTCGTTCAGCACTATCTGGCGATGATGCTTGGGCGCGACGTTCGCATTGGCGAGCTGTTTCGCGAGTACAAGAACTGGATTGAACAGCAAAAGCCTTTCGCGGCGATCGAAGATGAACTCCAAAACTTCGTCCGCTATGCTGATCACTTTCGAGCACTGCTCCGGCCTGATATCAACACGGCTCTCGGGGTCTTCGCTGCACGCCTTCGTGCCCTCGATATAAGCACAGTGTACCCACTGGTGCTTGCCCTGTTGGGCGAGCCTAAGCTCTCGGCCGATGAGCGGCAGGGAATCTTCACCGACATCGAGTCGTTCCTCATTCGACGCATGGTTTGTGGACGGCCCACGAAGAGCTATACCCGGAAGTTTCTCGATTTGTTGCGAGATTTTCGTAACGCGGGAGCGTTGACTCGGGGAGATTTTCGCAAGCTCCTGGCCGCTGGAAGCGCTGACGTGTTCGACTGGCCCAGTGACAAGGAGTTCGAATCCGCCTGGGACACGGTCAATGCATACAAGTCGCTGAAGCCCGAACGCGTCGAGATGGTGCTTCGCGCGATCGAGCTTTCGAGCCGTAGCTCGAAGTCAGAGCCGATTGTCCTCAAAGAGGGCGCGCTCACCATTGAGCATGTGATGCCTCAACAGTGGGAGCAGCATTGGCCACTCCCAGCCAACACGGACGACGTAGCAGCCCGCGAGGCGCGTGAAGAGGCCATGAATGCTTTCGGCAACCTGACACTGCTCACGCAGGCCCTCAACTCTTCGGTCAGCAACGGTCCCGCGGCACAGAAACTGCCCGCAATCGTGACGCATTCGAATCTAGAACTGTCGAAGTGGTTCATCAGCAGGACCACTTGGACAGAAGATGACATTCGCGAGCGCACCCGTTCGCTCTTCAAGAAAGCCGTGCTGCTCTGGCCGCGCCCGTGA
- a CDS encoding tyrosine recombinase XerC, giving the protein MEPLSPLLEKFRVHLEHEKGASPHTVRNYLIDLTDFEKYLVGTMKLTLLAGSHAAIRGYLGTLAVDHAASSRGRRLASIKSFYRYLVRQKLLPASPAKLVKSPKLPKSLPKVLPVDEVFAILEMPSLKTVLGLRDRAILEILYGGGLRISELCGLNLLDVDRSGRIVRVMGKGSKERLCPVNEPSIRALEAYLARRGELLATPHAGQDPEAMFLNYRGGRLTPRSIARHLDTYVVKCALTRKVSPHALRHSFATHLLGGGADVRSIQELLGHASLSTTQRYTHVTVEQLQQVYDAAHPRA; this is encoded by the coding sequence ATGGAGCCGCTGTCGCCACTGCTGGAGAAGTTCCGGGTCCACCTCGAGCACGAGAAGGGGGCCTCGCCGCACACGGTGCGCAACTACCTCATCGATCTCACCGACTTCGAGAAGTACCTCGTGGGGACGATGAAGCTCACGCTGCTGGCGGGCTCGCACGCGGCGATCCGCGGGTACCTGGGCACGCTGGCGGTGGACCATGCCGCCTCCAGCCGGGGCCGGCGGCTGGCGAGCATCAAGTCCTTCTACCGGTACCTGGTGCGCCAGAAGCTGCTCCCGGCGAGCCCGGCCAAGCTGGTGAAGAGCCCGAAGCTGCCCAAGAGCCTGCCCAAGGTGCTGCCGGTGGACGAGGTGTTCGCCATCCTGGAGATGCCGTCGCTCAAGACGGTGCTGGGCCTGAGGGACCGGGCCATCCTGGAGATTCTCTACGGCGGCGGCCTGCGCATCAGTGAGCTGTGCGGCCTGAACCTGCTGGACGTGGACCGGAGCGGGCGCATCGTCCGGGTGATGGGCAAGGGCAGCAAGGAGCGCCTGTGCCCCGTGAACGAGCCCTCCATCCGGGCGCTGGAGGCCTACCTGGCGCGCCGGGGAGAGCTGCTGGCCACGCCACACGCGGGCCAGGACCCGGAAGCGATGTTCCTCAACTACCGGGGCGGGCGCCTGACGCCGCGAAGCATCGCCCGGCACCTGGACACGTACGTGGTGAAGTGCGCCCTGACGCGCAAGGTGAGCCCGCACGCGCTGCGCCACTCGTTCGCCACGCACCTGCTGGGCGGAGGCGCGGACGTGCGCAGCATCCAGGAGCTGCTGGGGCACGCCAGCCTGTCCACGACGCAGCGCTATACCCACGTGACGGTGGAGCAGCTCCAGCAGGTCTACGACGCCGCGCACCCGCGCGCCTAA
- a CDS encoding DUF1795 domain-containing protein encodes MSSRTMQHGNLRMSLPEGWSDATQIVAVGPMEKGFRSSLAVSSEPAAPREGLVQHAARVLPMLRKVTEQFELVAEGPATFGTQNGFLREYRHVARGAKLAQLQFYVMSGGLVHTFTYTQLAERMTVSRATAERLFASVFLGDAPVATPMSPRIRPKGVHFRFMRSIAA; translated from the coding sequence ATGAGTTCGCGCACGATGCAGCACGGCAACCTGAGGATGTCCCTGCCGGAGGGCTGGTCGGACGCGACGCAGATCGTCGCGGTGGGGCCGATGGAGAAGGGGTTCCGCAGCAGCCTGGCGGTGTCCTCCGAGCCGGCGGCGCCGCGAGAGGGGCTGGTGCAGCACGCGGCGCGGGTGCTGCCGATGCTGCGCAAGGTGACGGAGCAGTTCGAGCTGGTGGCCGAGGGGCCCGCCACCTTTGGCACGCAGAACGGCTTCCTGCGCGAGTACCGGCACGTGGCCCGGGGCGCGAAGCTGGCGCAGCTCCAGTTCTACGTGATGAGCGGCGGGCTGGTGCACACGTTCACGTATACGCAGCTGGCCGAGCGGATGACGGTCAGCCGGGCCACGGCGGAGCGGCTCTTCGCCTCGGTGTTCCTGGGGGACGCGCCGGTGGCGACGCCGATGTCGCCGCGCATCCGTCCCAAGGGCGTGCACTTCCGGTTCATGCGCAGCATCGCCGCCTGA